In the Hordeum vulgare subsp. vulgare chromosome 7H, MorexV3_pseudomolecules_assembly, whole genome shotgun sequence genome, one interval contains:
- the LOC123409468 gene encoding uncharacterized protein LOC123409468: protein MEEEAGGGGPQRRVKAAGVGIAQMEEAVAASRTLNQEQKEVMRSKPTLAAVIDELERLRAPLAVAVVEEVSVSVPPPPPPAPAPAPFASGSDSSVQDLLALVYFGALFNVKPQSDFIATMAAREHERSSCITYDYVGDDTVDLLVEGDLDVVSAVAALAAARPASAVGVSHRDALQACAHHARLWLARADEPIHPGSSVTYAAVRAKLDRIMASDYYTAAAVGGYGAEGVQAQESMAASPEASAVEENLAAEGHKVKSQTSFLFLHNLIHA, encoded by the exons atggaggaggaggccgggggaggcggccCGCAGCGGCGGGTGAAGGcggccggcg TAGGCATCGCGCAGATGGAGGAGGCCGTCGCCGCCAGCAGGACGCTCAACCAGGAGCAGAAGGAGGTGATGCGCTCCAAGCCCACCCTCGCCGCCGTCATCGACGAGCTCGAGCGCCTCCGCGCCccgctcgccgtcgccgtcgtcgaggAGGTCTCCGTctccgtcccccccccccccccccccgcccccgcccccgccccgttCGCCTCCGGCTCCGATTCGTCCGTCCAGGACCTCCTCGCGCTCGTCTACTTCGGCGCCCTCTTCAACGTCAAGCCGCAGAGCGACTTCATCGCCACCATGGCCGCGCGCGAGCACGAGCGGAGCAGCTGCATCACCTACGACTACGTCGGGGACGACACCGTGGACCTGCTCGTGGAGGGCGACCTCGACGTCGTGTCCGCTGTGGCCGCCCTCGCCGCGGCTCGCCCTGCTTCCGCGGTCGGCGTCTCCCACCGCGACGCGCTCCAGGCCTGTGCACACCATGCCCGCTTATGGCTCGCCCGTGCCGATGAGCCCATCCACCCTGGCTCCTCTGTTACTT ATGCTGCGGTGAGGGCTAAGCTGGACAGGATCATGGCATCAGACTACTACACAGCAGCTGCAGTTGGAGGCTATGGAGCTGAAGGTGTGCAGGCACAGGAAAGTATGGCTGCCTCACCAGAGGCATCAGCAGTGGAGGAGAACCTAGCTGCTGAAGGCCACAAGGTGAAATCGCAAACTTCATTTCTTTTCTTGCATAATTTAATTCATGCTTAG
- the LOC123407257 gene encoding MMS19 nucleotide excision repair protein homolog isoform X1, which produces MARVPAGDWVPHVEAFVDVSRSPAQHSAGVDALVALVNKDKLTLFDLVSKMDMYLTTTDHIVRARGIMLLGEIMSRISSKWLDVNAITTFSDFFISRLSDWQALRGALVGCLALLHRKLSVGTIMVANVKRLLEAFIHDVQVQSLAAADRKLCFEIFSCILDHYPEAVKTMDDELLYWICQSIDEEKDPECLKLSFHVVEVVMKLFPDPSGLADQFASDFFEILSKYFPVYFTHGAGDNLGVTRDELSRALMHAFCASPYFEPFAIPLLLDKLSSSLPLAKLDSLRYLDNCIQCYGADRMVAHASAIWFKLKEVLFSLSSDQLLSSGSPKDAENNKNEIISEAKHCLKTAVTYIHSSDRDIFINLILLDDDIVNNIHSVTTEENSICSSLQNQKQLQALGSVISILAESSTYLCTRVLQAHFKRLVDILGNSAGFDSQHLNIGNGSSPAAINYGALYLSVQMLSSCREVAVASREGFPAEESWWLILEEKLDQFIQLSGKLLTIDSQTIQSAVRKECVSYAVKGLLILATMPEQCSLVLANAYEDILLMLTSVITSKYEDAHLWRLSLKALTNIGSSAVEFGASKRETVYNRIVVDKIIRLTESCDASMPLNLRLEASFEVGTASVNYMLRVARSLEEAVITNISQVNGSIECVEYVICLIDCYCSRLLPWLFTSGGLNELALSFALRLWDEIGDLVTLDRIRSQGLLDSLMMGMKLLVGVCTEEQQSLIVQKACGIVSSKLSLPVNTMTHHLLSVEELVPAHSVEDTALVCMLSSVIVGLRPRTPLPEMIMIINLFSVFLLNGHIPAAHALASIFNKYVQNSDFSHENKLDKKLDVILGECFSIVLTSSSLKMSHSAAVTSDSANSDSLPGTGSIGSKFDILCGLAWIGKGLLMRGDEKVKEISLFLLKCLVLDQISANIPPHQEEHNDNLSSDASLATAAAGAFHVMMSDSEVCLNKKFHARIKFLYKQRFFSILMPIFLSKIKETPEMTTKLVMYRAFGHIISNAPVSAVITEAHQILLVMVDILAKLSMDIQDKDLVYSLLLVLSGMLMDEKGKECILENMNIIVSVLAQLVSYPHMMVVRETALQCFVAMSSFPHSKVYRMRPQVLQAAIKALDDKKRVVRQEAVRCRQTWQSSFA; this is translated from the exons ATGGCGAGGGTCCCTGCCGGCGACTGGGTCCCCCACGTTGAGGCCTTCGTCGACGTCTCCCGCTCCCCCGCCCAGCAC TCTGCAGGTGTGGATGCTCTTGTAGCCTTGGTCAACAAGGACAAGCTGACGCTCTTTGATTTG GTGTCTAAGATGGACATGTATTTGACGACGACAGACCACATTGTTAGAGCAAGAG GAATCATGCTTCTGGGGGAAATCATGTCCCGCATTTCATCTAAATGGTTAGATGTTAATGCCATCACAACATTTTCAGACTTTTTTATATCAAGATTG TCAGATTGGCAAGCACTGAGGGGAGCACTTGTTGGATGCTTGGCTCTATTGCACAGAAAATTATCTGTTGGCACTATTATGGTTGCTAATGTCAAAAGACTACTTGAGGCtttcatacatgatgttcaagtacAGTCACTTGCAGCTGCTGACCGCAAG CTGTGCTTTGAAATTTTTAGCTGCATACTTGATCACTACCCAGAAGCTGTCAAGACAATG GATGATGAACTGCTATACTGGATCTGTCAATCAATCGATGAAGAAAAAGACCCAGAGTGCTTGAAGCTTTCTTTTCATGTGGTGGAAGTTGTCATGAAGCTGTTTCCAGACCCATCTGGTTTGGCAGACCAATTTGCAAGTGACTTTTTTGAGATTCTGAGCAAATATTTTCCTGTCTACTTCACACAT GGAGCCGGTGATAATTTAGGTGTTACAAGAGACGAGCTTTCTAGGGCATTGATG CATGCCTTCTGTGCAAGCCCGTATTTCGAGCCCTTTGCCATTCCATTGCTTTTAGATAAACTTTCTTCCTCTCTTCCATTAGCAAAG CTTGATTCCTTAAGATATTTGGACAATTGCATTCAGTGCTATGGAGCTGATAGAATGGTTGCACATGCATCAGCTATTTGGTTTAAGTTGAAAGAAGTGCTTTTTAGCCTTTCTTCAGATCAACTTTTATCATCAGGGTCACCTAAAGATGCAGAGAATAATAAGAATGAAATAATATCAGAAGCTAAACATTGCTTGAAGACTGCTGTTACATATATACATTCTTCGGATAGAGATATTTTCATCAATTTGATCTTGTTGGATGACGATATTGTGAATAACATCCATTCTGTAACAACTGAAGAGAACTCCATCTGTAGTTCACTGCAAAACCAGAAACAACTGCAAGCCCTTGGAAGTGTCATTTCCATTCTTGCTGAATCATCTACATATTtgtgcactagagttttgcaagcaCATTTTAAACGCTTGGTGGATATTTTGGGAAACTCAGCTGGTTTTGATTCTCAACACCTGAACATCGGCAATGGATCATCCCCTGCTGCTATTAACTATGGAGCTCTCTATTTATCTGTTCAAATGCTTTCATCCTGCCGAGAAGTCGCTGTGGCATCTCGAGAAGGCTTCCCAGCAGAGGAGTCCTGGTGGCTCATCTTAGAGGAAAAGCTGGATCAATTCATCCAGCTTTCTGGAAAATTGTTGACTATTGATTCTCAGACTATCCAGTCAGCGGTCAGAAAAGAATGTGTTTCGTATGCTG TGAAGGGTTTGCTGATACTTGCAACTATGCCGGAACAATGTTCACTTGTACTGGCAAATGCTTATGAGGATATTTTGCTGATGCTCACATCAGTAATTACAAGCAAGTATGAAGATGCACATTTGTGGAGATTATCATTGAAAGCATTGACTAACATTGGCTCATCTGCTGTGGAATTCGGTGCTTCTAAAAGAGAAACGGTCTACAATAGAATTGTTGTTGACAAGATTATTCGTTTGACTGAATCTTGTGATGCATCGATGCCTCTGAATCTAAGACTTGAAGCAAGTTTTGAAGTTGGCACCGCCAGTGTGAACTATATGTTAAGGGTTGCCAGATCACTTGAAGAAGCTGTCATCACAAATATTTCTCAG GTTAATGGAAGTATAGAATGTGTGGAATACGTAATCTGTCTGATTGATTGTTACTGCAGTCGTCTCCTTCCTTG GTTGTTTACTTCCGGTGGTCTCAATGAACTTGCTTTGAGCTTTGCTCTGCGACTGTGGGATGAAATTGGGGACTTGGTTACTCTGGATAGAATCAGATCACAG GGTCTTCTTGACTCGCTAATGATGGGAATGAAGTTATTAGTAGGAGTCTGCACAGAGGAACAACAGTCATTGATTGTTCAGAAAGCATGTGGCATAGTATCATCGAAGCTGTCTCTCCCAGTGAATACAATGACACATCATCTGTTGTCTGTAGAGGAGTTAGTTCCTGCACACTCTGTTGAAGATACAGCCCTTGTGTGTATGCTTTCATCAGTAATAGTCGGTCTTCGGCCTCGAACACCTTTACCAgaaatgatcatgattattaACCTCTTTTCGGTCTTTCTACTGAATGGACATATACCAGCTGCTCATGCATTAGCTTCTATCTTCAACAAATATGTACAGAATTCAGACTTCTCACATGAGAATAAGCTGGATAAGAAACTTGATGTTATTCTTGGGGAATGTTTCTCAATTGTATTAACCAGCAGCAGTTTGAAGATGTCTCACTCTGCTGCTGTCACTTCAGATAGTGCTAACTCAGACAGCTTGCCTGGAACTGGAAGCATAGGTTCAAAGTTTGATATCTTATGTGGCTTGGCATGGATTGGCAAAGGGTTGCTTATGAGAGGAGATGAAAAAGTGAAGGAAATTTCACTGTTTCTTCTTAAATGCCTGGTCTTAGATCAGATTTCGGCGAACATTCCACCCCACCAGGAAGAACACAATGACAACCTCTCGTCAGATGCTTCTCTTGCAACAGCTGCAGCTGGTGCATTCCATGTGATGATGAGTGATTCAGAAGTCTGCCTAAATAAAAAGTTCCATGCAAGAATAAAGTTTTTATATAAGCAGCGTTTTTTCTCAATACTGATGCCAATTTTTCTCTCTAAAATTAAGGAGACCCCGGAGATGACAACAAA ATTGGTGATGTATCGAGCATTTGGACATATTATTTCTAATGCTCCAGTGTCAGCAGTTATAACAGAAGCCCATCAG ATTTTGCTCGTCATGGTTGATATCTTAGCTAAATTGAGCATGGATATTCAGGATAAAGATCTGGTATATAGTTTGTTGCTCGTCTTATCTGGAATGTTGATGGATGAAAAAG GCAAAGAATgcattctggaaaatatgaacatTATTGTCAGTGTACTTGCACAACTTGTTTCCTATCCTCACATGATG GTTGTTCGGGAGACGGCCTTGCAATGTTTTGTTGCCATGTCCAGCTTTCCCCACTCAAAAGTTTATCGCATGCGACCACAG GTCCTACAAGCAGCAATCAAGGCTCTTGATGATAAGAAAAGGGTTGTTCGCCAAGAGGCTGTTCGATGTCGACAAACATG GCAATCATCATTTGCTTAA
- the LOC123407257 gene encoding MMS19 nucleotide excision repair protein homolog isoform X2: MVANVKRLLEAFIHDVQVQSLAAADRKLCFEIFSCILDHYPEAVKTMDDELLYWICQSIDEEKDPECLKLSFHVVEVVMKLFPDPSGLADQFASDFFEILSKYFPVYFTHGAGDNLGVTRDELSRALMHAFCASPYFEPFAIPLLLDKLSSSLPLAKLDSLRYLDNCIQCYGADRMVAHASAIWFKLKEVLFSLSSDQLLSSGSPKDAENNKNEIISEAKHCLKTAVTYIHSSDRDIFINLILLDDDIVNNIHSVTTEENSICSSLQNQKQLQALGSVISILAESSTYLCTRVLQAHFKRLVDILGNSAGFDSQHLNIGNGSSPAAINYGALYLSVQMLSSCREVAVASREGFPAEESWWLILEEKLDQFIQLSGKLLTIDSQTIQSAVRKECVSYAVKGLLILATMPEQCSLVLANAYEDILLMLTSVITSKYEDAHLWRLSLKALTNIGSSAVEFGASKRETVYNRIVVDKIIRLTESCDASMPLNLRLEASFEVGTASVNYMLRVARSLEEAVITNISQVNGSIECVEYVICLIDCYCSRLLPWLFTSGGLNELALSFALRLWDEIGDLVTLDRIRSQGLLDSLMMGMKLLVGVCTEEQQSLIVQKACGIVSSKLSLPVNTMTHHLLSVEELVPAHSVEDTALVCMLSSVIVGLRPRTPLPEMIMIINLFSVFLLNGHIPAAHALASIFNKYVQNSDFSHENKLDKKLDVILGECFSIVLTSSSLKMSHSAAVTSDSANSDSLPGTGSIGSKFDILCGLAWIGKGLLMRGDEKVKEISLFLLKCLVLDQISANIPPHQEEHNDNLSSDASLATAAAGAFHVMMSDSEVCLNKKFHARIKFLYKQRFFSILMPIFLSKIKETPEMTTKLVMYRAFGHIISNAPVSAVITEAHQILLVMVDILAKLSMDIQDKDLVYSLLLVLSGMLMDEKGKECILENMNIIVSVLAQLVSYPHMMVVRETALQCFVAMSSFPHSKVYRMRPQVLQAAIKALDDKKRVVRQEAVRCRQTWQSSFA, encoded by the exons ATGGTTGCTAATGTCAAAAGACTACTTGAGGCtttcatacatgatgttcaagtacAGTCACTTGCAGCTGCTGACCGCAAG CTGTGCTTTGAAATTTTTAGCTGCATACTTGATCACTACCCAGAAGCTGTCAAGACAATG GATGATGAACTGCTATACTGGATCTGTCAATCAATCGATGAAGAAAAAGACCCAGAGTGCTTGAAGCTTTCTTTTCATGTGGTGGAAGTTGTCATGAAGCTGTTTCCAGACCCATCTGGTTTGGCAGACCAATTTGCAAGTGACTTTTTTGAGATTCTGAGCAAATATTTTCCTGTCTACTTCACACAT GGAGCCGGTGATAATTTAGGTGTTACAAGAGACGAGCTTTCTAGGGCATTGATG CATGCCTTCTGTGCAAGCCCGTATTTCGAGCCCTTTGCCATTCCATTGCTTTTAGATAAACTTTCTTCCTCTCTTCCATTAGCAAAG CTTGATTCCTTAAGATATTTGGACAATTGCATTCAGTGCTATGGAGCTGATAGAATGGTTGCACATGCATCAGCTATTTGGTTTAAGTTGAAAGAAGTGCTTTTTAGCCTTTCTTCAGATCAACTTTTATCATCAGGGTCACCTAAAGATGCAGAGAATAATAAGAATGAAATAATATCAGAAGCTAAACATTGCTTGAAGACTGCTGTTACATATATACATTCTTCGGATAGAGATATTTTCATCAATTTGATCTTGTTGGATGACGATATTGTGAATAACATCCATTCTGTAACAACTGAAGAGAACTCCATCTGTAGTTCACTGCAAAACCAGAAACAACTGCAAGCCCTTGGAAGTGTCATTTCCATTCTTGCTGAATCATCTACATATTtgtgcactagagttttgcaagcaCATTTTAAACGCTTGGTGGATATTTTGGGAAACTCAGCTGGTTTTGATTCTCAACACCTGAACATCGGCAATGGATCATCCCCTGCTGCTATTAACTATGGAGCTCTCTATTTATCTGTTCAAATGCTTTCATCCTGCCGAGAAGTCGCTGTGGCATCTCGAGAAGGCTTCCCAGCAGAGGAGTCCTGGTGGCTCATCTTAGAGGAAAAGCTGGATCAATTCATCCAGCTTTCTGGAAAATTGTTGACTATTGATTCTCAGACTATCCAGTCAGCGGTCAGAAAAGAATGTGTTTCGTATGCTG TGAAGGGTTTGCTGATACTTGCAACTATGCCGGAACAATGTTCACTTGTACTGGCAAATGCTTATGAGGATATTTTGCTGATGCTCACATCAGTAATTACAAGCAAGTATGAAGATGCACATTTGTGGAGATTATCATTGAAAGCATTGACTAACATTGGCTCATCTGCTGTGGAATTCGGTGCTTCTAAAAGAGAAACGGTCTACAATAGAATTGTTGTTGACAAGATTATTCGTTTGACTGAATCTTGTGATGCATCGATGCCTCTGAATCTAAGACTTGAAGCAAGTTTTGAAGTTGGCACCGCCAGTGTGAACTATATGTTAAGGGTTGCCAGATCACTTGAAGAAGCTGTCATCACAAATATTTCTCAG GTTAATGGAAGTATAGAATGTGTGGAATACGTAATCTGTCTGATTGATTGTTACTGCAGTCGTCTCCTTCCTTG GTTGTTTACTTCCGGTGGTCTCAATGAACTTGCTTTGAGCTTTGCTCTGCGACTGTGGGATGAAATTGGGGACTTGGTTACTCTGGATAGAATCAGATCACAG GGTCTTCTTGACTCGCTAATGATGGGAATGAAGTTATTAGTAGGAGTCTGCACAGAGGAACAACAGTCATTGATTGTTCAGAAAGCATGTGGCATAGTATCATCGAAGCTGTCTCTCCCAGTGAATACAATGACACATCATCTGTTGTCTGTAGAGGAGTTAGTTCCTGCACACTCTGTTGAAGATACAGCCCTTGTGTGTATGCTTTCATCAGTAATAGTCGGTCTTCGGCCTCGAACACCTTTACCAgaaatgatcatgattattaACCTCTTTTCGGTCTTTCTACTGAATGGACATATACCAGCTGCTCATGCATTAGCTTCTATCTTCAACAAATATGTACAGAATTCAGACTTCTCACATGAGAATAAGCTGGATAAGAAACTTGATGTTATTCTTGGGGAATGTTTCTCAATTGTATTAACCAGCAGCAGTTTGAAGATGTCTCACTCTGCTGCTGTCACTTCAGATAGTGCTAACTCAGACAGCTTGCCTGGAACTGGAAGCATAGGTTCAAAGTTTGATATCTTATGTGGCTTGGCATGGATTGGCAAAGGGTTGCTTATGAGAGGAGATGAAAAAGTGAAGGAAATTTCACTGTTTCTTCTTAAATGCCTGGTCTTAGATCAGATTTCGGCGAACATTCCACCCCACCAGGAAGAACACAATGACAACCTCTCGTCAGATGCTTCTCTTGCAACAGCTGCAGCTGGTGCATTCCATGTGATGATGAGTGATTCAGAAGTCTGCCTAAATAAAAAGTTCCATGCAAGAATAAAGTTTTTATATAAGCAGCGTTTTTTCTCAATACTGATGCCAATTTTTCTCTCTAAAATTAAGGAGACCCCGGAGATGACAACAAA ATTGGTGATGTATCGAGCATTTGGACATATTATTTCTAATGCTCCAGTGTCAGCAGTTATAACAGAAGCCCATCAG ATTTTGCTCGTCATGGTTGATATCTTAGCTAAATTGAGCATGGATATTCAGGATAAAGATCTGGTATATAGTTTGTTGCTCGTCTTATCTGGAATGTTGATGGATGAAAAAG GCAAAGAATgcattctggaaaatatgaacatTATTGTCAGTGTACTTGCACAACTTGTTTCCTATCCTCACATGATG GTTGTTCGGGAGACGGCCTTGCAATGTTTTGTTGCCATGTCCAGCTTTCCCCACTCAAAAGTTTATCGCATGCGACCACAG GTCCTACAAGCAGCAATCAAGGCTCTTGATGATAAGAAAAGGGTTGTTCGCCAAGAGGCTGTTCGATGTCGACAAACATG GCAATCATCATTTGCTTAA
- the LOC123407257 gene encoding MMS19 nucleotide excision repair protein homolog isoform X3: MARVPAGDWVPHVEAFVDVSRSPAQHSAGVDALVALVNKDKLTLFDLVSKMDMYLTTTDHIVRARGIMLLGEIMSRISSKWLDVNAITTFSDFFISRLSDWQALRGALVGCLALLHRKLSVGTIMVANVKRLLEAFIHDVQVQSLAAADRKLCFEIFSCILDHYPEAVKTMDDELLYWICQSIDEEKDPECLKLSFHVVEVVMKLFPDPSGLADQFASDFFEILSKYFPVYFTHGAGDNLGVTRDELSRALMHAFCASPYFEPFAIPLLLDKLSSSLPLAKLDSLRYLDNCIQCYGADRMVAHASAIWFKLKEVLFSLSSDQLLSSGSPKDAENNKNEIISEAKHCLKTAVTYIHSSDRDIFINLILLDDDIVNNIHSVTTEENSICSSLQNQKQLQALGSVISILAESSTYLCTRVLQAHFKRLVDILGNSAGFDSQHLNIGNGSSPAAINYGALYLSVQMLSSCREVAVASREGFPAEESWWLILEEKLDQFIQLSGKLLTIDSQTIQSAVRKECVSYAVKGLLILATMPEQCSLVLANAYEDILLMLTSVITSKYEDAHLWRLSLKALTNIGSSAVEFGASKRETVYNRIVVDKIIRLTESCDASMPLNLRLEASFEVGTASVNYMLRVARSLEEAVITNISQVNGSIECVEYVICLIDCYCSRLLPWLFTSGGLNELALSFALRLWDEIGDLVTLDRIRSQGLLDSLMMGMKLLVGVCTEEQQSLIVQKACGIVSSKLSLPVNTMTHHLLSVEELVPAHSVEDTALVCMLSSVIVGLRPRTPLPEMIMIINLFSVFLLNGHIPAAHALASIFNKYVQNSDFSHENKLDKKLDVILGECFSIVLTSSSLKMSHSAAVTSDSANSDSLPGTGSIGSKFDILCGLAWIGKGLLMRGDEKVKEISLFLLKCLVLDQISANIPPHQEEHNDNLSSDASLATAAAGAFHVMMSDSEVCLNKKFHARIKFLYKQRFFSILMPIFLSKIKETPEMTTK, translated from the exons ATGGCGAGGGTCCCTGCCGGCGACTGGGTCCCCCACGTTGAGGCCTTCGTCGACGTCTCCCGCTCCCCCGCCCAGCAC TCTGCAGGTGTGGATGCTCTTGTAGCCTTGGTCAACAAGGACAAGCTGACGCTCTTTGATTTG GTGTCTAAGATGGACATGTATTTGACGACGACAGACCACATTGTTAGAGCAAGAG GAATCATGCTTCTGGGGGAAATCATGTCCCGCATTTCATCTAAATGGTTAGATGTTAATGCCATCACAACATTTTCAGACTTTTTTATATCAAGATTG TCAGATTGGCAAGCACTGAGGGGAGCACTTGTTGGATGCTTGGCTCTATTGCACAGAAAATTATCTGTTGGCACTATTATGGTTGCTAATGTCAAAAGACTACTTGAGGCtttcatacatgatgttcaagtacAGTCACTTGCAGCTGCTGACCGCAAG CTGTGCTTTGAAATTTTTAGCTGCATACTTGATCACTACCCAGAAGCTGTCAAGACAATG GATGATGAACTGCTATACTGGATCTGTCAATCAATCGATGAAGAAAAAGACCCAGAGTGCTTGAAGCTTTCTTTTCATGTGGTGGAAGTTGTCATGAAGCTGTTTCCAGACCCATCTGGTTTGGCAGACCAATTTGCAAGTGACTTTTTTGAGATTCTGAGCAAATATTTTCCTGTCTACTTCACACAT GGAGCCGGTGATAATTTAGGTGTTACAAGAGACGAGCTTTCTAGGGCATTGATG CATGCCTTCTGTGCAAGCCCGTATTTCGAGCCCTTTGCCATTCCATTGCTTTTAGATAAACTTTCTTCCTCTCTTCCATTAGCAAAG CTTGATTCCTTAAGATATTTGGACAATTGCATTCAGTGCTATGGAGCTGATAGAATGGTTGCACATGCATCAGCTATTTGGTTTAAGTTGAAAGAAGTGCTTTTTAGCCTTTCTTCAGATCAACTTTTATCATCAGGGTCACCTAAAGATGCAGAGAATAATAAGAATGAAATAATATCAGAAGCTAAACATTGCTTGAAGACTGCTGTTACATATATACATTCTTCGGATAGAGATATTTTCATCAATTTGATCTTGTTGGATGACGATATTGTGAATAACATCCATTCTGTAACAACTGAAGAGAACTCCATCTGTAGTTCACTGCAAAACCAGAAACAACTGCAAGCCCTTGGAAGTGTCATTTCCATTCTTGCTGAATCATCTACATATTtgtgcactagagttttgcaagcaCATTTTAAACGCTTGGTGGATATTTTGGGAAACTCAGCTGGTTTTGATTCTCAACACCTGAACATCGGCAATGGATCATCCCCTGCTGCTATTAACTATGGAGCTCTCTATTTATCTGTTCAAATGCTTTCATCCTGCCGAGAAGTCGCTGTGGCATCTCGAGAAGGCTTCCCAGCAGAGGAGTCCTGGTGGCTCATCTTAGAGGAAAAGCTGGATCAATTCATCCAGCTTTCTGGAAAATTGTTGACTATTGATTCTCAGACTATCCAGTCAGCGGTCAGAAAAGAATGTGTTTCGTATGCTG TGAAGGGTTTGCTGATACTTGCAACTATGCCGGAACAATGTTCACTTGTACTGGCAAATGCTTATGAGGATATTTTGCTGATGCTCACATCAGTAATTACAAGCAAGTATGAAGATGCACATTTGTGGAGATTATCATTGAAAGCATTGACTAACATTGGCTCATCTGCTGTGGAATTCGGTGCTTCTAAAAGAGAAACGGTCTACAATAGAATTGTTGTTGACAAGATTATTCGTTTGACTGAATCTTGTGATGCATCGATGCCTCTGAATCTAAGACTTGAAGCAAGTTTTGAAGTTGGCACCGCCAGTGTGAACTATATGTTAAGGGTTGCCAGATCACTTGAAGAAGCTGTCATCACAAATATTTCTCAG GTTAATGGAAGTATAGAATGTGTGGAATACGTAATCTGTCTGATTGATTGTTACTGCAGTCGTCTCCTTCCTTG GTTGTTTACTTCCGGTGGTCTCAATGAACTTGCTTTGAGCTTTGCTCTGCGACTGTGGGATGAAATTGGGGACTTGGTTACTCTGGATAGAATCAGATCACAG GGTCTTCTTGACTCGCTAATGATGGGAATGAAGTTATTAGTAGGAGTCTGCACAGAGGAACAACAGTCATTGATTGTTCAGAAAGCATGTGGCATAGTATCATCGAAGCTGTCTCTCCCAGTGAATACAATGACACATCATCTGTTGTCTGTAGAGGAGTTAGTTCCTGCACACTCTGTTGAAGATACAGCCCTTGTGTGTATGCTTTCATCAGTAATAGTCGGTCTTCGGCCTCGAACACCTTTACCAgaaatgatcatgattattaACCTCTTTTCGGTCTTTCTACTGAATGGACATATACCAGCTGCTCATGCATTAGCTTCTATCTTCAACAAATATGTACAGAATTCAGACTTCTCACATGAGAATAAGCTGGATAAGAAACTTGATGTTATTCTTGGGGAATGTTTCTCAATTGTATTAACCAGCAGCAGTTTGAAGATGTCTCACTCTGCTGCTGTCACTTCAGATAGTGCTAACTCAGACAGCTTGCCTGGAACTGGAAGCATAGGTTCAAAGTTTGATATCTTATGTGGCTTGGCATGGATTGGCAAAGGGTTGCTTATGAGAGGAGATGAAAAAGTGAAGGAAATTTCACTGTTTCTTCTTAAATGCCTGGTCTTAGATCAGATTTCGGCGAACATTCCACCCCACCAGGAAGAACACAATGACAACCTCTCGTCAGATGCTTCTCTTGCAACAGCTGCAGCTGGTGCATTCCATGTGATGATGAGTGATTCAGAAGTCTGCCTAAATAAAAAGTTCCATGCAAGAATAAAGTTTTTATATAAGCAGCGTTTTTTCTCAATACTGATGCCAATTTTTCTCTCTAAAATTAAGGAGACCCCGGAGATGACAACAAAGTAG